In Lactuca sativa cultivar Salinas chromosome 5, Lsat_Salinas_v11, whole genome shotgun sequence, the DNA window GAATATGAAGTTATTCCCCTACTTTGTGCCTACTGAACTCTGAGAGGTTTTCTAATAGATTTCTAACGGACTATGGTGCAACTGTAAAAATGGCAACTACTATTAAGATAGTCGTTAGAGCAGCCAATAATGTGGAGACCCAACTTAGGGAGAAGGGTATAGAAAGAGTTGAGGTAGGGGAaaaaaggaagtttgaggggtcttcaaTATCCAACAAAAAAAATAGGTTCCCAAAGTCTGAAtctaacaacaagaggtatgggGATATCAATGAAgaaaagtggtgtgacaagtgcagaaGGAAACACATTGGAAAATTCTCTAAACAGGTTACCTGCTTCAAATTCCAGAAGACTGGACACTATGCCAACGAATGTGTAGCCAAGAGAGAAGTATGCTTTAAGTATGGTGAAAatggacacttcaagcaagactgcccaaagagaGAAGGAGCTACAAAGCCAAGCATGTCATAGatgccaaaggcaagagcattccagatgatcctTAATGTAGCAGGTGATGATGCAAGGGATCAGGAGTAAGTATTTATATATaccttgttggattaggtgtctaggcccataactataatcggtatgtacttgacccgagagtagcatggtccatttgggttgcatataaccaggacaatttgataggatggacttttgagaagaggttatttatgatttgttaatatattatcagTTATAATATAGtagtatgaaatcatatgatttaattagtaattgatcaaaaattaacttggaattaatgttgtgatcaaaagagactaattaaatatatggggattgatttggtaaatcattcattcttatggtgtgggccaatgatccatgattctttaggttgggctaaatccatgtgacaacccattgatgatccatggaagtttaaacccatggagcctaaggaatatggaaggtcacaCATATTAGGgtcatatattaataagattatttaattagtattgatcaagaattaatttggaattaattaagtgatcaaaaggagactaattaaatatatgggttgattgtgtaaatcatccatacttgtatagtgggctaatgctccatggattatcaagttgggctaaaacccataggatgctcagtggatgctccatggtgtttttgtagacatggatcatggaaataaaaggccatgacaattaggttttacatggtgtaaccctaattgtgacacatt includes these proteins:
- the LOC111893960 gene encoding uncharacterized protein LOC111893960, with amino-acid sequence MATTIKIVVRAANNVETQLREKGIERVEVGEKRKFEGSSISNKKNRFPKSESNNKRYGDINEEKWCDKCRRKHIGKFSKQVTCFKFQKTGHYANECVAKREVCFKYGENGHFKQDCPKREGATKPSMS